The genomic region GGCGACCTTTTTGCCGTTGAATAAGATTCGACCGCCCCGATTTTCGCCGATCGCCGAACTGCGACAGGCGCGCGGATTCGTCGATTATGCGGTGAATTTGATCGAGTGCGATCGCCCCTACTTGCAAGTGTTTGCCTACGTTTTCGGCAATACGGTGGTGTTCGAGACCCTGGATGCGGCGCGATCGCACATGGGGAAAACCCGGATCGTCACCCTCGACGGCGAACTGCTCGAAACCTCCGGCGCCATGACCGGGGGGAGCAGTTCCCACCGTTCTAGTTTGCACTTCGGGACCGGGGGGGATACGGAATCGGCGGAAGTGACCGAGTTAAAAGAGCGGTTGGAGCAGATCGAGCAGATTTTACAACGGTGTGGGGAGGCGATCGCCCAAGCCGCCGAACAGGTCAAGGGGCGATCGCAGGAGTTAATCGACGCCAAACAGCAGCAACGGGAACTCCAGCTCAAAACCGAGCAGTTACAAGGAGAAATCGATAGCCTGAGCGCCCAACAGCAGCAAGTTCGCCAGCAGTTGGCCGACAATACCCAAGAATTGACCGCCGCGCGCGATCGCCTCCAAGTCCTCGACGGCGAAATCCCCAGCCAAGAAGCCCGCTTGCAGCAATGGCGCCACGAACTGAGCGCCCTCGAAGAATCGGGGACGAACAGCGAATGGCAGGGGATCCAGGCTCAAGTGCGCCAACTCGAAAGCGAATTACAAGACGCCTCGGCGTCCTTGCGCGCCGCCCAAAGTCGCCGCCAGGACCTCGACAACCAGCAACAACGGCTCGACGAAAAACGCCAAGAAACCCGGCGACGATTGGAAGACCTGAACCACGCCCAAATCAACCTCGACAGTCGCATCGAACAAACCCGAGCCAAATTAGGGGAAATTGACGAAAACATCGCCCAAAATCGGCGCGAACTGGCTGAAATTGAAGCCAAATTAGGGGAAGACAAACAAGCGCGCGATCGCGCCGAGGAAGCCTTAAGACAACTGCACCTCGCCCGCCAACAAATCGAATGGCAGGGGCAAAAACTGCAAGAAAGCCAGGACGCCCGCCGGGAACAACTCGGAGCCTTACGGGAGCAAATCGCCGCCGGACGCGCCGAACTGCCCGACCCGGTGCCCCCCGTCCCCGAAGAGAGTAAAAATCGCCTGGTGACGGCCCTGCAAGAGTTGCAAAAAGAGGTGCGATCGTTGCAAAAACAACTCAAAGCGATGGAACCCGTCAACATGCTCGCCCTCGAAGAATACGATCGCACCCAAACCCGTTTGGAAGAATTACAATCCAAACTCGCCACCCTCGAAGGCGAACGCACCGAACTGCTCCTGCGAATTGAAAACTTTACTACCTTAAGACTGCGGGCTTTTAAAGAAGCCTTCGACGCCGTCAATGAAAACTTTCAAACCATCTTCGCCGACCTCTCCGAAGGGGACGGTTACCTTCAACTCGACGACCCAGAAGATCCGTTTTCCAGTGGCTTAAATCTCGTCGCCCACCCGAAAGGGAAACCCGTTCAACGCCTCGCCGCCATGTCCGGCGGTGAAAAATCGATGACCGCCCTCAGTTTTATTTTTGCCCTCCAACGCTACCGTCCTTCACCGTTCTACGCTTTTGACGAAGTCGATATGTTTTTGGACGGGGCAAATGTAGAGCGATTAGCTAAAATGATTAAACAACAGGTCCAACGCGCCCAGTTTATTGTGGTCAGCCACAAAACTCCGATGATCAAAGCAGCAGAGCGGGTTATTGGCGTTACTCAAGCCAGAGGCGCTCACACCCAAGTGGTCGGCTTAAATCTAGAGTCGAACAGCGCGCCTGTTTAACTTTTGAGGGGTTCGGGGCACTATAAGTCCCGCGCTTTATGCGAAGCATCGGCGTCGGGATACATGGACTCCTCTCGAACAGTCGATTCCCCACCCTACGGGAAAGGTCAAGCCCTGCGATGGGGATGAGACCAGCATTTACCAGTAGTTATAGCCTGTGGTAAATTATAGTCATGCTGACCATGAACTACACTTACCGAATCTATCCAAATGTCGTACAGCAGACTGAACTGCTGTCGTGGCTTGAGACGTGCAGAGGCGTATATAACTACGCTTTGCGCGAACTCAAGGATTGGATTGCTTCGCGTAAGTGTTCGGTAGACCGATGCTCGCTGGAAAAGGAATACATCATTCCCGCCGATGAGCCATTTCCGTCCTACCACCGTCAGCAGAACAACCTGCCCAAAGCGAAGAAGCAATTCCCGCACTTGGGTAAGGTGCATTCTCAGGTGTTGCAGAACACAATTCGTAGACTGCACGATACCTGGGAAGCCTTTAAGAAACGGGGACATGGATTCCCGCGTTTCAAAAAGTTCGGTCAATTCAAATCCTTTCTATTTCCCCAATTCAAGCACAATCCCATCAATGGCTTCACAATCAAGTTGCCAAAGTTAGGGGAAATACCCATGAACCTGCATCGTCCCATCCCTGACGGGTTCAAGGTAAAACAGGTAAGGGTACTGTCCAGGGTACGGGGTACACAATGGTATGTTGTCGTCACGATTGAATCGGATATATCGGTTCCCGATGTCCCGGTTCACGGTCGGGCGATCGGGATTGATCTGGGATTGCAGCGATTCTTGACCGCTTCCGATGGCTCTTTCCAAGAGCGACCCAAGTTTTTCAAGTCGATGCAACGCAAGCTGAAATTGCTGCAACGCAGAGCGGCACGAAAACAGAAGGGTTCTCAAAACTGGGAGAAGGCGCAAATCGAAGTGGCTAGAATGCACCATCGCATTGCCAATCGTCGTAAAGATTTCCATCTGAAAACGGCTCATCAGCTTTGCGATCGGGCGCAAACTATCTTTGCAGAAGATCTCAACGTCACGGGGTTGACGAGAGGAATGCTGCGAAAAGATTGTGTAGATGCCGCCTTCGGACAATTTCTGTCTCTGACAGAATGGGTGTGCTGGAAACGGGGAGTGTACTTTGCCAAAGTCAATCCCAACGGCACCAGTCAAACCTGTCCATCCTGCCTTGCTACGGTGAGCAAGGGGTTGGAAGTCAGAGAGCATCATTGTCCTGAGTGTGGGTATCGGACTCATCGCGACCATGCCGCCGCAGAGATGGTTTTGGATCGTGGACTAGAGAATGTAGTAGCCCAGGGACTCTGGGGAACGGAAACAGCCTGTCAAGTCGGTCTGTCGGGGGTCTATGACCTAGATAAGTGGCGTGGGGCAGGAATACCCAATCGTGAGGCTGGGAAGCCCGCGCTGTAATCTTTGATTCAGCATCGGGAGGATGTCACACTTACCTTTAGACTTACTAAATCTTAAACAGAATTCTAGATCGGGATTCGACAAAGAATGACATCTGATAAAATCCGCCAACGCTCCGACCTCTTAAATACTCAAGTCATTACCCGCAACACGGGCAAGCGCCTCGGCGTGGTAAAAGAGTTATTGGTAGACATCGATCGGCGGGAAGTCGTGGCTCTCGGCTTGAGAGACAACCTACTCGCGATCGCCGGAATGCCGCGCTTTATGCTGCTCGACAGCATCCAGCAAATAGGGGACGTCATCCTCGTCGAAGACGAAAATGTCATCGAAGATGTTGACGTAGAATCTTATAGCAGTCTCATTAACAGCGAAGTCATTACTGAAAACGGCGAACTGCTCGGTAAAGTTAGAGGCTTCAAGTTTAACGTCGAAACCGGGGAAGTGGTTTCGATCGTGATCGCCGCCTTGGGACTGCCGCAAATTCCCGACCAGGCGATCAGTACTTACGAGTTACCCGTCGAGGAAGTCGTCAGTAGCGGCCCCAATCGCCTGATCGTCTTTGAAGGCGCCGAAGACCGCATCACTCAGCTCACCGTGGGGGTGTTGGAACGCCTCGGAATCGGCGAACCCCCCTGGGCGAGAGAAGCGGAAGACGAATATTTGATGCCCACCGCCAGTCCGGAAAACCGCCTGGGAACGGGGGCTCGAACCCCCGCCCCGGAACCCGTACGATCGCCCGCCCGGGTGGTCGAGGAGGTCTGGGACGAAGACCAAGCCTGGGAACAACCCGCCCCGGAACCCCTGCGCCAACCGGAACCGGAACCGATTTATTACGAGGATGAAGTCGCCGAGGAAAATTGGAGTGAAGCGACGAAGGACGATCGCTATTACGACGAACCCTATGGCGAACCTGTCTATGGCGAGGCTTACGAAGAAGTCGAATATGACGAGGATTACGACGAAGATGTAGAAGGGGACGCCTGGGCCGACGAAGGGGCGGATAAGCCCTACACGCCCCCTCGGGTGAATATCCCCGAAAAAACGAAAACGACTCAGTACGAGGAAGAACCGGGCTATTAATCGGTGCTGAGATAATCCTCGCTTCCCCTGCCGTTGCCGCGCGAATGTCGCAGTACAATAAGGAGACATTCGGGAGATGACGGCCTTTTTATGCGCCTCGGTCTTCCCCGGATCTCAAATGCAATTATTTCGTTGATGAGGCAAATGTTGGATTCCACTCTGTTCGTTTTATTGTTATATGCCGGACTTGGCGGGGCTTACTTGCTCGTGATTCCGGGATTGACTTATTTTTACCTGCAACGGCGCTGGTACGTGGTTAGTTCGGTGGAACGGGTCTTTATGTACCTGTTGGTGTTTTTATTCTTCCCGGGAATGTTGTTGCTCTCTCCCTTTTTGAATTTTCGACCGAAGCGCCGCGAAATTGGCGCCTAAATTGACGGGAAAAGTAAGGCGGCGATCGCCAAAAAGGGACTCGCCGCTATTGTTTTGTCAATTTTTACCTGGAACGATCTAGTCAGTGGGGTGTCATGCGACGGATTGATGCAATCGGAATTGGTTTGGGGATTTTCATCGCCGGGGGATTGGCGTATACGCTCCTGCAAGGGGCCGGATTCGATGCCACTTCTGCGGGAATTTGGAGCCAGTTACTTTTAGTTGGCGGATTGCTCGGTTGGTTGGCGAGTTACCTGTGGCGCGCGGTAAGCGGTAACATGACCTATCACCAGCAAGTGAAGGATTATGAGGAAGCGGTTTTAAATAAGCGCTTGGAGGAAATGTCCCCGGAAGAACTCGAACGCCTCCAGGCAGAAATCGAAGCCCAAGAGTAGGGAGTTTAGAGTTTAGAGCAGTTTTCACTGTTGGGCGGTACATTTCGATCCCCCTAAATCCGCTAAATCCCCCTAAATCCCCCTTAAAAAGGGGGACTTTCACTGCCCCCCTTTTTAAGGGGGGTTGGGGGGATAACGGGGTTGGGGGGATCTTTGCCTCTTGTACCTCATGACAGTGCGAATTGCTGTAGAGTTGAAAGTTTAGAGTTGAAATGTTTAAAGTTTAGAATTTAAGTCTACAGGCATGAAATCGGTTTCCCAGTGTTTTGAATCCCTCCGCCAACAACAGCAGTGTGCTTTGATTCCTTTTATTACGGCTGGCGATCCCGATTTGGAGACCACCGCCAAAGCGTTAAAACTGCTCGATGACAAAGGCGCCGACGCGATCGAACTCGGCGTGCCCTATTCCGACCCCCTGGCGGACGGTCCGGTGATTCAAGCGGCGGCGACACGGGCTTTGCGGCGTGGGACGCGCTTGGAGCAGGTCTTGGCGATGCTCGAACGGGTGACCCCGACGTTGCGGGCGCCGATTATTTTGTTTACTTATTACAATCCGATTCTTTATCGCGGTATTGAGAGTTTTCTCAAAAGTGCGGCCCAAGCGGGGGTGAAAGGCTTGGTGGTTCCGGATTTGCCGTTAGAAGAGTCCGATGAGGTGCTCTCTCGGGCGGCGGAATGCGGGATTGAGGTGATTTTGTTGGTGGCGCCGACGAGTTCGGCGGACCGGATCGAGGCGATCGCCCATCAATCACAAGGGTTTATCTATTTGGTCAGCGTGACTGGGGTGACCGGAATGCGCGAACAAGTTCAGGCGCGGGTTCCAGATTTACTCGACCGGATTCGTTCCTATACGGACAAACCGATTGGGGTGGGTTTCGGCATTTCGGCGCCGGAACAAGCCCGTCAGGTGAAGGAATGGGGGGCCGATGCGGTGATCGTCGGCAGTGCGTTCGTCAAGCGCCTGGACGACCCCTCGCCGGAGGCGGGATTGGCGGCGGTGGGCGAGTTTTGCGCCAGTCTGAAGGCGGCGATCGCCTGACCCGGACCCGCACCCCGCGCCAATAACCTCCCCGACGTGAAGCGATGGCGTGGGGAGGCGATCCAATGGCGGGAACGGTGGGGATTCTCCAGGGAGATCCTTGGGGGTCGCCGTTAGTCTTCTGCGGAATCGCTGGCGATCGAGCCGATCCCTCCGAGGTTTTCGTCGAGGTGCATCCGTTGTTCCATTTTGTGCAGGAAGTAGCCTGTCATCATGGCGGAGGCGAGCAATCCGGCCAAATTTTCCCGGTTTGTGGTAATTTGGACGTCGAAGTTTTCCGACGGCAGGACGCCGACAAGCCCTTGCACGTTCTGAGAAATGATTTCTTTGATTTCCGGGCTGACGGTCTTGGCGACCCGCGCCAACACTTCCGGGGGTTGATCTTGTAAATATCTCAGGAGTGGGTTGACTTGCTCATCTTCAGAGTTGGAATACATAAAGTCCGGTTGATAAACCATGAGACCCCTAAGTCTTTGACTTGCTTGCTGTCTACTGTAAACGATCCTGGGAGTTTGGCAGGGTTGCCCTCATCCTCGGCGGCACGTTTTTCTCGTTACGTTGCGTTCAAGTTGCATTAACTACATAAAGATTAACAAATTGCCCGGCGATCGAGCAACCTGGGACAATTCCCTTGCAAGGGTCATATCCCGTTGAAAGAGAAATATTTTTGCAGATTAGTTGCAGCGACCCAGCGATCGCCGCCATACCTTAAAGACTGTAAAGGCAGGGGTTACGCCCCTTCGGTCGGTGGGGGAAATGGACAGTCTAAAATCAAAAAGGGTAAGGCCCGCCCGGGCGATCGCCGCCAGGGGGCCGCACGATCTTGGCAAAACTCGCCGAATCTTTGCCAAATTTTTACAAATGCAGGGGCGATCGCCCTCCCGGTAACTCCCCCGAGAAAGTGGTTGACTTTTCCCGGGCGATCGCCCATAATGAGGATCGCTTTGTCCGGACGACTGTGGCTGACTCAGTTAAAGAGCGCGGCAACAGGCGTAATGACAAAGTCAGGACGACACCCAGATCGACTGCTCCTATAGACGGAAGGCGATCGTTCGGGGGCGTGGCGGAATGGTAGACGCTACGGACTTAGAAAACTGAGCCTTAGTGGAGAAATCCATTAAGTGACCGCTCTCAAATTCAGGGAAACCTAACTCTGGCAACAGACAAGGCAATCCTGAGCCAAGCCGAGAGATGTAAGATGCTTGAGGAAGGTGCAGAGACTCGACGGGAGCTACCCTAACGTTAAGCCGAGGGTAAAGGGAGAGTCCAATTCTCAAAACCCCCTGGCGGGGCAGTAGCGAAAGCTGCGGGAGAATGAAAATCCGTTGGCTGGTGACAGCCGTGAGGGTTCAAGTCCCTCCGCCCCCATATATCGTATAAAGATCGACAGATTGAAGCCCACCGAAGTTTTTCGGTGGGCTTTCCCGTCGCCAATTTCCGGTAGGGACACGGCATTGCCGTGTCCTTCCCCAAAAACTGTTCGTCGAGAAAATCTCAAAAAACCTGTAGGGGTTTGGTAAGCAAACCCTCGACACCATAGAAACAATGAGAGTCTGGTAGGGTGTGTTAGGCGGCGATGATTTGTGATTTCCCAGGGTTAATTTATCTGTCCGCCATAACGCACCATTTTCTAATTCTTTCGCTAATTCTAAGAATTGGTGCGTTACGCGGGAATGTAATTTACTGGACTTTCCCCGGATGTTTTTGCCCGCTAACGCACCCTACCAAAACTTCATGGATACCCTCTTTAGTCTGGTAGGGTGTGTTAGGCGGCGATGATTTGTGATTTCCCAGGATTAATTTATCTGTCCGCCATAACGCACCATTTTCTAATTCTTTCGCTAATTCTAAGAATTGGTGCGTTACGCGGGAATGTAATTTACTGGACTTTCCCCGGATATTTTTGCCCGCTAACGCACCCTACCGAAACTTCATGGATACCCTCTTTAGTCTGGTAGGGTGTGTTAGGCGGCGATGATTTGTGATTTCCCAGGATTAATTTATCTGTCCGCCATAACGCACCATTTTCTAATTCTAAGAATTGGTGCGTTACGCGGGAATGTAATTTACTGGACTTTCCCCGGATGTTTTTGCCCGCTAACGCACCCTACCGAAACTTCATGGATACCCTCTTTAGTCTGGTAGGGTGTGTTAGGCGGCGATGATTTGTGATTTCCCAGGGTTAATTTATCTGTCCGCCATAACGCACCATTTTCTAATTCTAAGAATTGGTGGGTTACGCGGGAATGTAATTTACTGGACTTTCCCCGGATGTTTTTGCCCACTAACGCACCCTACCGAAACTTCATGGATACCCTCTTTAGTCTGGTAGGGTGTGTTAGGCGGCGATGATTTGTGATTTCCCAGGGTTAATTTATCTGTCCGCCATAACGCACCATTTTTTAATTCTTTCGCTAATTCTAAGAATTGGTGCGTTACGCGGGAATGTAATTTACTGGACTTTCCCCGGATGTTTTTGCCCGCTAACGCACCCTACCAAAACTTCATGGATACCCTCTTTAGTCTGGTAGGGTGTGTTAGGCGGCGATGATTTGTGATTTCCCAGGGTTAATTTATCTGTCCGCCATAACGCACCATTTTTTAATTCTTTCCCCGGATGTTTTTGCCCGCTAACGCACCCTACCAAAACTTCATGGATACCCTCTTTAGTCTGGTAGGGTGTGTTAGGCGGCGATGATTTGTGATTTCCCAGGGTTAATTTATCTGTCCGCCATAACGCACCATTTTCTAATTCTAAGAATTGGTGGGTTACGCGGGAATGTAATTTACTGGACTTTCCCCGGATGTTTTTGCCCACTAACGCACCCTACCGAAACTTCATGGATACCCTCTTTAGTCTGGTAGGGTGTGTTAGGCGGCGATGATTTGTGATTTCCCAGGGTTAATTTATCTGTCCGCCATAACGCACCATTTTTTAATTCTTTCGCTAATTCTAAGAATTGGTGCGTTACGCGGGAATGTAATTTACTGGACTTTCCCCGGATGTTTTTGCCCGCTAACGCACCCTACCAAAACTTCATGGATACCCTCTTTAGTCTGGTAGGGTGTGTTAGGCGGCGATGATTTGTGATTTCCCAGGGTTAATTTATCTGTCCGCCATAACGCACCATTTTTTAATTCTTTCCCCGGATGTTTTTGCCCGCTAACGCACCCTACCAAAACTTCATGGATACCCTCTTTAGTCTGGTAGGGTGTGTTAGGCGGCGATGATTTGTGATTTCCCAGGGTTAATTTATCTGTCCGCCATAACGCACCATTTTCTAATTCTTTCGCTAATTCTAAGAATTGGTGCGTTACGCGGGAATGTAATTTACTGGACTTTCCCCGGATGTTTTTGCCCGCTAACGCACCCTACCAAAACTTCATGGATACCCTCTTTAGTCTGGTAGGGTGTGTTAGGCGGCGATGATTTGTGATTTCCCAGGGTTAATTTATCTGTCCGCCATAACGCACCATTTTTTAATTCTTTCGCTAATTCTAAGAATTGGTGCGTTACGCGGGAATGTAATTTACTGGACTTTCCCCGGATGTTTTTGCCCGCTAACGCACCCTACCAAAACTTCATGGATACCCTCTTTAGTCTGGTAGGGTGTGTTAGGCGGCGATGATTTGTGATTTCCCAGGGTTAATTTATCTGTCCGCCATAACGCACCATTTTCTAATTCTTTCGCTAATTCTAAGAATTGGTGCGTTACGCGGGAATGTAATTTACTGGACTTTCCCCGGATGTTTTTGCCCGCTAACGCACCCTACCAAAACTTCATGGATACCCTCTTTAGTCTGGTAGGGTGTGTTAGGCGGCGATGATTTGTGATTTCCCAGGGTTAATTTATCTGTCCGCCATAACGCACCATTTTTTAATTCTTTCGCTAATTCTAAGAATTGGTGCGTTACGCGGGAATGTAATTTACTGGACTTTCCCCGGATGTTTTTGCCCGCTAACGCACCCTACCAAAACTTCATGGATACCCTCTTTAGTCTGGTAGGGTGTGTTAGGCGGCGATGATTTGTGATTTCCCAGGGTCAATTTATCTGTCCGCCATAACGCACCATTTTTTAATTCTTTCGCTAATTCTAAGAATTGGTGCGTTACGCGGGAATGTAATTTACTGGACTTTCCCCGGATATTTTTGCCCGCTAACGCACCCTACCGAAACTTCATGGATACCCTCTTTAGTCTGGTAGGGTGTGTTAGGCGGCGATGATTTGTGATTTCCCAGGGTTAATTTATCTGTCCGCCATAACGCACCATTTTCTAATTCTTTCGCTAATTCTAAGAATTGGTGCGTTACGCGGGAATGTAATTTACTGGACTTTCCCCGGATATTTTTGCCCGCTAACGCACCCTACCGAAACTTCATGGATACCCTCTTTAGTCTGGTAGGGTGTGTTAGGCGGCGATGATTTGTGATTTCCCAGGGTTAATTTATCTGTCCGCCATAACGCACCATTTTTTAATTCTTTCGCTAATTCTAAGAATTGGTGCGTTACGCGGGAATGTAATTTACTGGACTTTCCCCGGATGTTTTTGCCCGCTAACGCACCCTACCAAAACTTCATGGATACCCTCTTTAGTCTGGTAGGGTGTGTTAGGCGGCGATGATTTGTGATTTCCCAGGGTCAATTTATCTGTCCGCCATAACGCACCATTTTTTAATTCTTTCGCTAATTCTAAGAATTGGTGCGTTACGCGGGAATGTAATTTACTGGACTTTCCCCGGATATTTTTGCCCGCTAACGCACCCTACCGAAACTTCATGGATACCCTCTTTAGTCTGGTAGGGTGTGTTAGGCGGCGATGATTTGTGATTTCCCAGGGTTAATTTATCTGTCCGCCATAACGCACCATTTTTTAATTCTTTCGCTAATTCTAAGAATTGGTGCGTTACGCGGGAATGTAATTTACTGGACTTTCCCCGGATGTTTTTGCCCGCTAACGCACCCTACCAAAACTTCATGGATACCCTCTTTAGTCTGGTAGGGTGTGTTAGGCGGCGATGATTTGTGATTTCCCAGGGTTAATTTATCTGTCCGCCATAACGCACCATTTTTTAATTCTTTCGCTAATTCTAAGAATTGGTGCGTTACGCGGGAATGTAATTTACTGGACTTTCCCCGGATGTTTTTGCCCACTAACGCACCCTACCGAAACTTCATGGATACCCTCTTTAGTCTGGTAGGGTGTGTTAGGCGGCGATGATTTGTGATTTCCCAGGGTTAATTTATCTGTCCGCCATAACGCACCATTTTCTAATTCTAAGAATTGGTGGGTTACTGGACTTTCGCCGGATGTTTTTGCCCGCTAACGCACCCTACCGAAACTTGCGGGGAGTTGGGCATAAGTGACCCCTCTTCGACGATAAACTGTCTACCTTGTGTCTTGAGTTTCAATCCCCTTGCGGGGAGTTGGGCATAAGTGACGGTGATGGAGGAGGTGGTCAACTGAACCTCTACGCGGAGTTTCAATCCCCTTGCGGGGAGTTGGGCATAAGTGACTGGAAGCTTAAAGCTAAGGAAGTGGCAAAAGGTTACGATGAATTGTTTCAATCCCCTTGCGGGGAGTTGGGCATAAGTGACGGCTTGTACTTCTCGACAAGTAACCCCTGTGCGCGTCGTTTCAATCCCCTTGCGGGGAGTTGGGCATAAGTGACAAGTCGGCGTGGTAAGAACCGGGCTGACTATCGTAACCGTGAGGGTTTCAATCCCCTTGCGGGGAGTTGGGCATAAGTGACGCCTTATCGGTAAAGCTGAGAGTGCGACCCAAGCACGGGTTGTTTCAATCCCCTTGCGGGGAGTTGGGCATAAGTGACCTTGAGGTCAAGTTGTACCCCACCCCTTGTGGTGGCTACAGTTTGGCTGTTTCAATCCCCTTGCGGGGAGTTGGGCATAAGTGACCCGTATATCCGAAGGATTCTCTCTAGTAAAGGCGAGAACAGTTTCAATCCCCTTGCGGGGAGTTGGGCATAAGTGACCAGTGAAAGGGTTCGCGCGGCGGACTGGAGAGATATTTAGTTTCAATCCCCTTGCGGGGAGTTGGGCATAAGTGACTGGTAGAGATGGAAGATTTAGTCGTCCTCAGTAACGGGTTTCAATCCCCTTGCGGGGAGTTGGGCATAAGTGACTGGAGACCAATGGGATAACGTTATTCCGACGGTGGACGGGTTTCAATCCCCTTGCGGGGAGTTGGGCATAAGTGACTTCCTCTGCTCAAGCTCCGGTCATTCGTGTACCTGCTGAGAGTTTCAATCCCCTTGCGGGGAGTTGGGCATAAGTGACCCTATGCCATTGAAACTCTCGCTGTATTTGGCTTTCAAGGTGCGTTTGCGCCGGAGTACGGAGGAGCAGCTTTACAAAAGTTAAACTGCTGTTGGGGCGCTGAAATTGCGGTTGTTTTTTAACCACGAAACCACTATAACCGAAATCCTCAGAAAGAAAAAGGCGGAAAATACTATTTTTACTCTCTCTGAAAACGTCAATCTCTATTTTTCTCTATTTTACTCGTTCCGTCGCAGTTTCGGCAATTGTTACATTTAGAAACAACACCTGGAATCCCGCGTCAAATGGAGATTCCAGGTAGGCACGATCGCGCTACGCCCCTAGCGGGACGTTACAAAATCAAATAATCCGGCGGTTCGTACAGGGGCGGACTGCCGTAGATCTTGGCTTGCTTTTTCGCGGTACCGGAGAGCGGATAGGCGCGCAAACTGTCTTCCGACAGCTTCAGGACCTTC from Oxynema aestuarii AP17 harbors:
- a CDS encoding RNA-guided endonuclease InsQ/TnpB family protein, with the translated sequence MLTMNYTYRIYPNVVQQTELLSWLETCRGVYNYALRELKDWIASRKCSVDRCSLEKEYIIPADEPFPSYHRQQNNLPKAKKQFPHLGKVHSQVLQNTIRRLHDTWEAFKKRGHGFPRFKKFGQFKSFLFPQFKHNPINGFTIKLPKLGEIPMNLHRPIPDGFKVKQVRVLSRVRGTQWYVVVTIESDISVPDVPVHGRAIGIDLGLQRFLTASDGSFQERPKFFKSMQRKLKLLQRRAARKQKGSQNWEKAQIEVARMHHRIANRRKDFHLKTAHQLCDRAQTIFAEDLNVTGLTRGMLRKDCVDAAFGQFLSLTEWVCWKRGVYFAKVNPNGTSQTCPSCLATVSKGLEVREHHCPECGYRTHRDHAAAEMVLDRGLENVVAQGLWGTETACQVGLSGVYDLDKWRGAGIPNREAGKPAL
- a CDS encoding DUF760 domain-containing protein, with product MVYQPDFMYSNSEDEQVNPLLRYLQDQPPEVLARVAKTVSPEIKEIISQNVQGLVGVLPSENFDVQITTNRENLAGLLASAMMTGYFLHKMEQRMHLDENLGGIGSIASDSAED
- a CDS encoding PRC-barrel domain-containing protein, translated to MTSDKIRQRSDLLNTQVITRNTGKRLGVVKELLVDIDRREVVALGLRDNLLAIAGMPRFMLLDSIQQIGDVILVEDENVIEDVDVESYSSLINSEVITENGELLGKVRGFKFNVETGEVVSIVIAALGLPQIPDQAISTYELPVEEVVSSGPNRLIVFEGAEDRITQLTVGVLERLGIGEPPWAREAEDEYLMPTASPENRLGTGARTPAPEPVRSPARVVEEVWDEDQAWEQPAPEPLRQPEPEPIYYEDEVAEENWSEATKDDRYYDEPYGEPVYGEAYEEVEYDEDYDEDVEGDAWADEGADKPYTPPRVNIPEKTKTTQYEEEPGY
- a CDS encoding DUF3007 family protein, which encodes MRRIDAIGIGLGIFIAGGLAYTLLQGAGFDATSAGIWSQLLLVGGLLGWLASYLWRAVSGNMTYHQQVKDYEEAVLNKRLEEMSPEELERLQAEIEAQE
- the trpA gene encoding tryptophan synthase subunit alpha produces the protein MKSVSQCFESLRQQQQCALIPFITAGDPDLETTAKALKLLDDKGADAIELGVPYSDPLADGPVIQAAATRALRRGTRLEQVLAMLERVTPTLRAPIILFTYYNPILYRGIESFLKSAAQAGVKGLVVPDLPLEESDEVLSRAAECGIEVILLVAPTSSADRIEAIAHQSQGFIYLVSVTGVTGMREQVQARVPDLLDRIRSYTDKPIGVGFGISAPEQARQVKEWGADAVIVGSAFVKRLDDPSPEAGLAAVGEFCASLKAAIA
- the ndhL gene encoding NAD(P)H-quinone oxidoreductase subunit L, with product MLDSTLFVLLLYAGLGGAYLLVIPGLTYFYLQRRWYVVSSVERVFMYLLVFLFFPGMLLLSPFLNFRPKRREIGA